The genome window AACTTCACGGCGTCTGGGCATCTTCCCTCCGACTGCGCCCGCGGATCACGCCTTCGGGCGCTTCGCGCCGTACTTGGAACGGCCCTGCCGCCGACCCTCGACCCCCGACGCATCCAGGGTCCCCCGGATGATGTGGTAGCGGACGCCCGGGAGGTCCTTCACACGGCCCCCGCGGATGAGCACGATCGAGTGCTCTTGCAGGTTGTGCCCGACGCCCGGGATGTAGGCCGTGACCTCGATCCCGTTCGTCAGGCGAACCCGGGCCACCTTCCTCAAGGCCGAGTTCGGCTTCTTCGGGGTGGTCGTGTACACGCGCGTGCAGACCCCCCGCCGCTGGGGACAGGCCTGCAGTGCCGGGCTGGCCGTCTTGGCCCGGACCGC of Acidobacteriota bacterium contains these proteins:
- a CDS encoding 30S ribosomal protein S12, producing the protein MPTISQLVRRGRKAVRAKTASPALQACPQRRGVCTRVYTTTPKKPNSALRKVARVRLTNGIEVTAYIPGVGHNLQEHSIVLIRGGRVKDLPGVRYHIIRGTLDASGVEGRRQGRSKYGAKRPKA